From the genome of Nicotiana sylvestris chromosome 2, ASM39365v2, whole genome shotgun sequence, one region includes:
- the LOC138885442 gene encoding uncharacterized protein — protein sequence MAKTSKTVLQKEKVSSSSSRSAGDKMPVEPLPHEYVPGPCVLKSKFKVENPPSILGQCLEDVAEMRSALPGEEVAPKLAKDKKRRRASSSDTPKPKKSKTCKSKDDSTALSADVAQKLRDKEEEEEDAGCELVPRKRESVEASKAAGPVVMLHWEAFTKSQDELNRCESDLKRLTEERDVKQKAEKIEQLHEEAETKEAETLGHNGSLARAKKIEELETRLAAELVKAASVAEKEKADVAVVAVYQADAEAANAQVKEISDATQVRLEHDKCQSRRETLKEVHARGFDLTTDIENSKALEAEVEALIFNDDNSDSVSGSESGEDGYKAPGED from the exons ATGGCGAAAACATCCAAGACCGTCCTACAAAAGGAGAAggtttcttcctcttcttctcggTCGGCCGGTGATAAAATGCCGGTAGAACCACTCCCTCACGAGTATGTTCCCGGCCCTTGTGTCTTGAAATCCAAATTCAAAGTCGAGAACCCTCCATCGATCCTTGGCCAAT GTCTCGAGGATGTTGCTGAAATGAGGTCGGCCTTGCCTGGGGAAGAGGTGGCTCCGAAACTGGCTAAGGACAAGAAAAGGAGAAGGGCCTCGTCTTCTGATACCCCGAAGCCTAAGAAGAGTAAGACATGCAAGTCGAAGGATGACTCTACTGCTCTATCTGCCGACGTAGCCCAAAAGCTACGAGATaaagaagaggaggaggaggatgcTGGTTGTGAGTTGGTGCCTCGAAAGAGGGAAAGCGTCGAAGCTTCAAAAGCAGCTGGGCCG GTTGTGATGCTTCATTGGGAGGCATTTACCAAATCCCAAGATGAGCTGAACCGGTGTGAATCTGATCTCAAAAGGCTTACTGAGGAGAGAGAC GTTAAGCAGAAGGCCGAGAAAATCGAGCAGCTCCACGAGGAGGCAGAGACAAAAGAGGCCGAGACTTTGGGG CATAATGGAAGTTTAGCTCGAGCCAAGAAAATTGAAGAGCTCGAGACTCGGCTTGCTGCTGAGCTTGTAAAGGCTGCATCTGTAGCAGAAAAAGAAAAGGCCGATGTGGCGGTCGTGGCTGTCTACCAAGCCGATGCTGAAGCCGCTAATGCTCAAGTGAAGGAAATTTCTGATGCCACTCAGGTTCGATTAGAGCATGACAAATGTCAGTCTCGGAGGGAGACTCTCAAGGAGGTTCATGCTCGTGGCTTTGACCTTACGACCGATATTGAGAATTCAAAAGCGCTGGAAGCCGAGGTCGAAGCTTTGATCTTCAATGATGATAACTCCGATAGTGTGAGCGGATCCGAGAGCGGAGAAGATGGATATAAAGCTCCCGGGGAAGATTAG
- the LOC104239932 gene encoding uncharacterized protein codes for MVLQQQYREKGFKKYSELISLLLVVERNTNLLMRNHANRPTGSTLLPEVDEVYFHYAKRENSRGPIHGRGRGHGRGRGYGQGRNFPGVDHPPKKNNHQKWKGKDEKPKANSSETECYRCGGKGHWANICRVPRQLVELYQASLNNKGPEANFVYDNDFDITHLDVVDFFERPDGKIDHLIGDGSVVKDD; via the coding sequence atggtcTTGCAACAGCAATACAGAGAGAAAGGTTTCAAAAAGTACTCTGagttgatttctcttctccttGTGGTTGAGCGAAACACTAACTTGCTCATGAGAAATCACGCAAATCGACCCACTGGGTCTACACTATTGCCTGAAGTGGATGAGGTGTATTTCCATTATGCTAAGCGTGAAAATAGTCGTGGCCCTATtcatggtcgtggtcgtggtcatggtcgtggccGTGGCTATGGACAAGGAAGAAATTTTCCTGGTGTTGATCACCCCCCAAAGAAAAATAACCACCAAAAGTGGAAAGGGAAAGATGAGAAACCAAAGGCAAATAGTTCAGAAACTGAATGTTATCGTTGCGGTGGAAAAGGCCATTGGGCAAATATTTGTCGTGTACCAAGACaattggttgagctttatcaagcatctctaaATAACAAAGGCCCTGAAGCTAATTTTGTCTATGACAATGATTTTGACATCACCCACTTGGATGTGGTAGACTTCTTTGAGCGCCCTGATGGGAAAATAGACCATTTGATCGGTGATGGATCCGTGGTTAAAGATGATTGA